Proteins found in one Thermaerobacter subterraneus DSM 13965 genomic segment:
- the lysS gene encoding lysine--tRNA ligase produces the protein MVDEGVTGPVAGAGGAGLRGVDGRGAEAGPPPAQGAASSTEAVSGANGAAGREVPSGADATGGTGEGARLQEVLRARRAKLEFWRQRGVDPFGRRYDVTHHAREIVDRFAELEGHPVRVAGRLMALRRHGRAAFADLQDASGRIQLLARVGPLAEDTYSAFLELDRGDWVGAEGTVIRTRRGEISVEVTGFVLLGKSLYPLPEKWHGLQNVDLRYRQRYVDLIVNPQVLETFRLRSRIIREIRAFLDQRGFYEVETPVLHLIYGGAAARPFVTHHNALDLDLYLRIALELHLKRLIVGGMERVYEIGRVFRNEGISTRHNPEFTMLELYQAFSDYEGMMELTEQLVSHVAQAVHGSPVVHYQGQAIDFTPPWRRLSFAEALESMAGVRLEDVLTDEGARRVARERALELTRDPTPAAVLDELVDVYVQPRLVQPTFLYDYPVVLSPLARRIPDRPHLTYRFEAMVAGMEIANAFSELNDPDDQRQRFEEQLAARARGDEEAHQMDEDYIHALEIGLPATGGLGIGIDRLVMLLTDNPSIRDVILFPLMRPRD, from the coding sequence GTGGTCGATGAGGGCGTGACGGGCCCCGTCGCGGGTGCCGGAGGGGCCGGCTTGCGGGGCGTGGACGGCCGGGGTGCAGAGGCCGGGCCTCCGCCGGCCCAGGGCGCGGCGAGCAGTACGGAGGCGGTCTCCGGTGCGAACGGGGCTGCCGGCCGGGAGGTACCGTCCGGCGCGGACGCAACGGGTGGAACCGGCGAGGGTGCCCGCCTGCAGGAGGTGCTGCGCGCCCGCCGCGCCAAGCTGGAGTTCTGGCGGCAGCGGGGCGTCGATCCCTTCGGCCGGCGCTATGACGTGACCCACCACGCCCGCGAGATCGTCGACCGGTTCGCCGAACTGGAGGGGCACCCGGTTCGGGTGGCCGGGCGCCTCATGGCCCTGCGCCGGCACGGCCGGGCCGCCTTTGCGGACCTGCAGGATGCCAGCGGCCGGATTCAGCTGCTGGCCCGGGTGGGGCCGCTGGCCGAGGACACCTATTCAGCCTTCCTGGAACTGGACCGGGGTGACTGGGTCGGGGCGGAGGGGACGGTAATTCGCACCCGCCGCGGCGAGATCAGCGTCGAGGTCACCGGGTTCGTCCTGCTGGGCAAGTCCCTTTATCCCCTGCCGGAAAAGTGGCACGGCCTGCAGAACGTCGATCTGCGTTACCGCCAGCGGTATGTGGATCTCATCGTGAACCCCCAGGTGCTGGAGACCTTCAGGCTGCGCTCGCGCATCATCCGGGAGATCCGTGCCTTTCTGGACCAGCGGGGGTTTTACGAGGTGGAGACGCCCGTGCTGCACCTCATCTATGGCGGTGCCGCGGCGCGCCCCTTCGTCACCCACCACAACGCGCTGGACCTGGACCTCTACCTGCGCATCGCCCTGGAGCTGCACCTCAAGCGGCTGATCGTCGGGGGCATGGAACGGGTCTACGAGATCGGCCGGGTCTTCCGGAATGAAGGCATCTCGACCCGGCACAACCCCGAGTTCACCATGCTGGAGCTGTATCAGGCCTTCAGCGACTACGAGGGCATGATGGAGCTGACGGAACAGCTGGTGAGCCATGTGGCCCAGGCCGTGCACGGGTCGCCTGTGGTGCACTACCAGGGCCAGGCCATCGACTTCACACCGCCCTGGCGCCGACTGTCCTTCGCCGAGGCCCTGGAGAGCATGGCGGGCGTGCGCCTGGAGGACGTGCTGACCGACGAGGGTGCCCGGCGCGTTGCCCGCGAGCGCGCGCTGGAGCTGACCAGGGACCCGACACCCGCGGCGGTCCTGGATGAGCTGGTGGACGTGTACGTCCAGCCCCGGCTGGTCCAGCCCACCTTCCTCTACGACTATCCGGTGGTCCTGTCGCCCCTGGCGCGCCGCATACCCGACCGTCCCCATCTGACCTACCGTTTCGAGGCCATGGTGGCGGGGATGGAGATCGCCAACGCCTTCAGCGAGCTCAACGACCCCGACGACCAGCGGCAGCGGTTCGAAGAGCAGCTGGCGGCCCGGGCGCGGGGTGACGAGGAAGCCCATCAGATGGATGAGGACTACATCCACGCGCTGGAGATCGGCCTGCCCGCCACGGGCGGCCTGGGCATCGGCATCGACCGGCTGGTGATGCTGCTGACCGACAACCCGTCGATCCGCGACGTCATCCTGTTCCCGCTGATGCGTCCCCGGGATTAG
- the greA gene encoding transcription elongation factor GreA: protein MDKELLLSAEGLRKLEEELQYLKSVKRREVAQRIKQAREFGDISENSEYEEAKNEQAFVEGRIIELEKMLRNARIVNDDEIDPTKVNIGSTVYLKDVDTGEEVQYTIVGSNEADPAALRISYQSPVGKALFGHSVGDVVEVKVPAGTLRYEIVRIERAG, encoded by the coding sequence ATGGATAAGGAGCTGCTGCTCTCGGCGGAAGGCCTGCGCAAGCTGGAGGAAGAACTCCAGTACCTGAAGTCGGTCAAGCGCCGCGAGGTGGCGCAGCGCATCAAGCAGGCCCGCGAGTTCGGGGATATTTCCGAGAATTCGGAGTACGAGGAAGCCAAGAACGAACAGGCCTTTGTGGAAGGGCGCATCATCGAGCTGGAGAAGATGCTGCGCAACGCGCGCATCGTCAACGACGACGAGATCGACCCGACCAAGGTCAACATCGGGTCCACCGTTTACCTCAAGGACGTGGACACCGGCGAGGAAGTGCAGTACACCATCGTCGGGTCCAACGAGGCCGATCCCGCCGCCCTGCGCATCTCCTACCAGTCGCCCGTGGGCAAGGCGCTGTTTGGCCACTCCGTGGGCGACGTGGTGGAGGTGAAGGTTCCGGCGGGCACCTTGCGTTACGAGATCGTCCGCATCGAGAGGGCCGGGTAG
- a CDS encoding bifunctional nuclease family protein gives MKVLSVGMVQGSDGNVVVLKEADGDRLLVIAVGLAEASAIALQLQGMQPPRPLTHDLIVNLVRRMQGEIVRVVVHDLRDETFIGQIDIQTEHGIMEVDARPSDAIAVALRADAPIYVAEPVLEMAAVRSDILSGDSSEE, from the coding sequence ATGAAGGTCCTCAGCGTGGGGATGGTCCAGGGTTCGGACGGCAACGTGGTCGTGCTCAAGGAAGCCGACGGGGACCGCCTGCTGGTCATCGCCGTGGGCCTGGCCGAGGCCAGTGCGATCGCGTTGCAACTGCAGGGTATGCAGCCTCCCCGGCCCCTCACCCACGATCTGATCGTCAACCTGGTCCGGCGGATGCAGGGCGAGATCGTCCGGGTCGTGGTCCACGACCTGCGGGACGAGACCTTCATCGGGCAGATCGACATCCAGACGGAGCACGGCATCATGGAGGTCGACGCCCGTCCCAGCGATGCCATCGCCGTTGCCCTGCGGGCTGACGCACCCATCTACGTGGCGGAGCCGGTCCTGGAGATGGCTGCGGTGCGCAGCGACATCCTCTCCGGCGACTCGTCCGAAGAATAA
- a CDS encoding type III pantothenate kinase: MLLAIDIGNTHTKLSLYDDRQQLAGWRLATNGERTADEFAVTLAALMRSRGLEPARITAVAICSVVPPALVPVVTMVRRDLGLEPLVLGPETDTGMPVAYENPRELGADRIANAVAARAEYGAPVIVVDLGTATKWEVVSPEGVYLGGAIAPGVAISLDALFGRAARLSRIELARPRRAIGRSTVEALRAGVLYGYAGQIDAVVDRIQSELGCPAPVVATGGLAGLIAPESRRIQHVDPHLTLKGLRWIYQRQRERARRVQDPGAGGGAGRGAG, encoded by the coding sequence GTGCTGCTGGCCATCGACATCGGCAACACCCATACCAAGCTGAGCCTTTATGACGATCGCCAGCAGCTGGCCGGGTGGCGCCTGGCGACCAACGGCGAGCGGACCGCGGACGAGTTTGCCGTCACCCTAGCGGCCCTGATGCGGTCCCGGGGGCTCGAGCCGGCCCGGATCACCGCCGTGGCCATCTGCTCGGTGGTGCCGCCGGCCCTGGTGCCGGTGGTGACCATGGTGCGGCGCGACCTGGGCCTGGAGCCGCTGGTGCTGGGGCCGGAAACGGACACGGGCATGCCCGTGGCCTACGAAAACCCGCGGGAGCTGGGCGCGGACCGCATCGCCAACGCGGTGGCCGCGCGTGCGGAGTACGGGGCGCCGGTCATCGTGGTCGACCTGGGAACCGCCACCAAATGGGAGGTGGTGTCCCCCGAAGGGGTCTACCTGGGGGGCGCCATCGCGCCGGGAGTGGCCATTTCCCTGGATGCCCTCTTCGGGCGGGCCGCGCGGCTTTCCCGCATCGAGCTGGCCCGGCCCCGGCGGGCCATCGGGCGGAGCACGGTGGAGGCCCTGCGGGCCGGGGTGCTGTACGGGTATGCGGGCCAGATCGACGCCGTGGTCGACCGGATCCAGTCCGAACTGGGGTGTCCGGCCCCCGTGGTGGCCACGGGGGGGCTGGCGGGACTGATCGCCCCCGAGTCCCGGCGCATCCAGCATGTGGACCCGCACCTCACCCTGAAGGGACTGCGCTGGATCTACCAGCGCCAGCGGGAACGCGCCCGGCGGGTGCAGGATCCCGGGGCGGGCGGCGGGGCGGGACGAGGGGCCGGATGA
- a CDS encoding P1 family peptidase, with amino-acid sequence MTAERTPDGGREPGGSGRPPGQEAGAPAAGAASSPAGGEAGSTGTGRDAGAGDGTLTRVEGLWVGHASDPEGLTGCTVILCPEGAACAADVRGGAPGTRETDLLGPGRLVQQVHGICLAGGSAFGLAAAQGVMAWLEERGYGFDTGVARVPIVPAAILFDLAVGDPRARPDAAMGYAACQAASREPVQEGSVGAGTGAVIGMVMGPQGARKGGVGSAARFLPAGWTVGALVVLNCYGGVRDPASGRWLVGPPPVVSAPSWPGAAEGGPGMSHTSLVVVATDAPLARDDLYRVAQVAQTGLARVIDPVHTWVDGDVVFALSTARHRQVPDMAGRMALAVAAAQVTAEAALRAALRATPLGGIPAVDAAGRPDPGRSAGPGRRAGGDAGGAAGHRHRQHPYQAEPL; translated from the coding sequence GTGACGGCGGAGCGGACACCTGATGGCGGCCGGGAACCCGGCGGTTCCGGCCGCCCGCCGGGCCAGGAGGCCGGTGCCCCGGCGGCCGGGGCAGCCAGCTCCCCGGCGGGCGGGGAGGCCGGTTCGACCGGAACGGGCCGGGATGCGGGCGCAGGGGACGGTACCCTGACGCGGGTCGAAGGGCTGTGGGTCGGCCATGCCAGTGATCCGGAGGGGCTGACGGGCTGCACGGTGATCCTCTGCCCCGAGGGAGCCGCCTGCGCTGCCGACGTGCGCGGCGGGGCGCCCGGCACGCGGGAGACCGACCTGCTGGGTCCGGGCCGGCTGGTGCAACAGGTGCACGGGATCTGCCTGGCGGGGGGCAGCGCCTTCGGGCTGGCGGCGGCCCAGGGCGTCATGGCCTGGCTGGAAGAACGCGGCTACGGCTTCGACACCGGGGTGGCCCGCGTGCCCATCGTCCCGGCGGCCATCCTCTTCGACCTGGCGGTGGGCGATCCCCGGGCGCGGCCCGACGCCGCCATGGGCTACGCCGCCTGCCAGGCGGCCAGCCGGGAGCCGGTGCAGGAGGGCAGCGTGGGCGCCGGGACCGGGGCAGTCATCGGCATGGTGATGGGCCCCCAGGGGGCACGCAAGGGTGGCGTCGGCTCCGCCGCCCGGTTCCTCCCCGCTGGTTGGACCGTGGGGGCCCTGGTCGTGCTAAATTGTTACGGAGGCGTGCGGGATCCCGCATCGGGACGCTGGCTGGTGGGCCCGCCGCCGGTGGTGTCGGCCCCGTCCTGGCCGGGGGCGGCGGAAGGCGGGCCGGGCATGTCCCACACCTCCCTGGTGGTGGTGGCGACGGACGCGCCCCTGGCCCGGGACGATCTCTACCGCGTCGCCCAGGTGGCCCAGACCGGCCTGGCGCGGGTGATCGACCCCGTGCACACCTGGGTCGACGGCGACGTGGTGTTCGCCCTGTCCACCGCGCGGCACCGCCAGGTGCCCGACATGGCGGGCCGCATGGCCCTGGCCGTGGCCGCCGCCCAGGTCACTGCGGAGGCGGCGCTGCGGGCTGCCCTGCGGGCGACGCCCCTGGGCGGGATTCCCGCGGTGGACGCGGCGGGGCGGCCCGACCCTGGCCGCTCAGCCGGCCCGGGGCGCCGTGCAGGAGGCGATGCCGGCGGTGCTGCTGGCCATCGACATCGGCAACACCCATACCAAGCTGAGCCTTTATGA
- the folK gene encoding 2-amino-4-hydroxy-6-hydroxymethyldihydropteridine diphosphokinase produces MSRVRPGSDEPAPVRAYLGLGANLGRPREQLRWAVAALAQEPGITVTGVASLYGSRPVGVTDQPDFLNTVVAVDTTLPPGQLLDRMLELERRAGRVRLRRWGPRTLDIDLLWYGGRVIHDPPRLIVPHPRAAERAFVLIPWAELAPGTVVPGHGRVADLCAAADPSGVWLEEPAPAWWQRQESPPTSGE; encoded by the coding sequence GTGAGCCGCGTTCGTCCTGGATCTGACGAGCCGGCGCCCGTGCGGGCCTACCTGGGTCTGGGCGCCAACCTGGGGCGGCCCCGGGAGCAGCTGCGGTGGGCGGTGGCGGCCCTCGCGCAAGAGCCGGGCATCACCGTCACCGGGGTGGCATCCCTGTACGGCTCCCGGCCCGTAGGTGTCACCGACCAGCCCGACTTCCTCAACACGGTGGTGGCCGTGGACACCACCCTGCCGCCCGGGCAGCTGCTGGACCGGATGCTGGAGCTGGAGCGCCGGGCAGGCCGGGTCCGGCTGCGGCGCTGGGGGCCCCGCACCCTGGACATCGACCTTCTGTGGTACGGCGGCAGGGTGATCCACGATCCGCCGCGCCTGATCGTTCCCCACCCCCGGGCGGCCGAGCGGGCCTTCGTCCTGATCCCGTGGGCCGAGCTGGCACCGGGGACGGTGGTGCCGGGCCACGGCAGGGTGGCCGACCTGTGCGCGGCCGCCGATCCTTCCGGGGTCTGGCTGGAAGAACCGGCCCCCGCCTGGTGGCAGCGACAGGAATCGCCGCCCACGAGCGGCGAATAG
- the folP gene encoding dihydropteroate synthase, which produces MSRSWQVIPGGLAWGDRRFVWGSRTYVMGILNVTPDSFSDGGRYLDPAAAEEHALAMAEAGADIIDIGAESTRPGAVPVPADEERRRLLPVIRRLAPRLDVPISVDTYKAEVARAALEEGAAMINDVGGLHRDPAMAQVAAAYRVPVVAMHARPHGDTAYVDFWGEVLGFLRAAVDRATAAGLPREMVIVDPGFGFGKTPEQNLDLVRQLPRLQVLGAPVLLGTSRKSTIGRVLDLPVDQRLEGTAATVALAVARGVDLVRVHDVVPMVRLVRMADAVVRHPHWDEPAPAAPGGAPAVRGAGVIQLRGLRFVACHGVLPEEHTTPQPFLVDVDLGVDVTAAAARDDLSFTIDYAEVHRRVARILEGPHRRLIETLACAVADDLLAAFPVGWVRVRVAKPEAPLPGPSQGAAVEVWRGREPRSSWI; this is translated from the coding sequence GTGAGCCGGTCGTGGCAAGTGATCCCCGGGGGGCTGGCCTGGGGCGACCGCCGGTTCGTCTGGGGCAGCCGGACCTACGTGATGGGAATCCTCAACGTGACGCCCGATTCGTTCTCGGACGGCGGCCGTTACCTGGACCCGGCAGCGGCGGAGGAGCATGCCCTGGCCATGGCGGAGGCCGGCGCGGACATCATCGACATCGGGGCCGAATCCACCCGGCCCGGGGCGGTGCCCGTGCCGGCGGACGAGGAGCGGCGCCGCCTGCTGCCCGTGATCCGGCGCCTGGCGCCCCGGCTGGACGTGCCCATCTCCGTCGATACGTACAAGGCGGAGGTGGCGCGGGCCGCCCTGGAGGAAGGGGCGGCGATGATCAACGACGTGGGCGGCCTGCACCGCGACCCCGCCATGGCTCAGGTGGCGGCCGCCTACCGGGTGCCCGTGGTGGCCATGCACGCCCGGCCCCACGGAGATACGGCCTATGTGGACTTCTGGGGCGAGGTGCTGGGCTTCTTACGGGCGGCCGTCGACCGGGCCACGGCCGCCGGCCTGCCGCGGGAGATGGTCATCGTCGACCCGGGCTTCGGCTTCGGCAAGACCCCCGAGCAGAACCTGGACCTGGTGCGGCAGCTGCCCCGGCTACAGGTTCTGGGTGCGCCCGTGTTGCTGGGGACCTCCCGCAAGAGCACCATCGGCCGGGTGCTGGACCTGCCCGTCGACCAGCGGCTGGAAGGGACGGCGGCCACCGTGGCCCTGGCCGTGGCCCGCGGGGTCGACCTGGTCCGCGTTCACGACGTGGTGCCCATGGTGCGCCTGGTGCGCATGGCCGATGCGGTGGTCCGCCACCCCCACTGGGACGAACCGGCCCCCGCAGCGCCCGGCGGGGCTCCGGCGGTCCGCGGCGCCGGTGTGATCCAGCTGCGGGGCCTGCGCTTTGTGGCCTGCCACGGCGTGCTGCCCGAGGAGCACACCACCCCCCAGCCCTTCCTGGTGGACGTGGACCTGGGCGTCGACGTGACCGCGGCCGCGGCCCGGGACGACCTGTCCTTCACCATCGATTACGCCGAGGTCCACCGCAGGGTGGCGCGGATCCTGGAGGGTCCCCACCGCCGGCTGATCGAAACCCTGGCCTGCGCCGTCGCCGACGATCTCCTGGCCGCCTTTCCTGTCGGCTGGGTGCGGGTCCGTGTGGCCAAGCCGGAGGCGCCGCTGCCCGGCCCCTCCCAGGGCGCGGCGGTGGAGGTGTGGCGGGGCCGTGAGCCGCGTTCGTCCTGGATCTGA
- the hutH gene encoding histidine ammonia-lyase: MTGTSDRRALVLDGCSLTLAAIAQVARESRPVALDPAARQRMEASRRRVEAAVARGEILYGITTGFGKLADVAIPPAQARQLQENLLRSHAAGVGEPLPTPVVRAMMLLRANALARGFSGVRPEVVERLLDLLNHRIHPVVPSRGSLGASGDLAPLAHLALVLIGRGAAEVDGQVLPGARALARRGLEPLALEAKEGLALINGTQAMTALGCLAVEEGLYLAAVADAAGALTLQALRGIPAAFDPRIHALRPHPGQQAAAAHLRRLLAGSRLVTEPGQLRVQDAYSLRCMPQVHGAVRDALAHATRVLAVEANSVTDNPLIFPDEPGPGDEPGGAAGVFAPRAAAAGGAAPGTSSAGNASGARGATGDVLSGGNFHGEPVALVLDYAAMALAELAGIAERRVERLVNPQLSGLPAFLTRHGGLNSGLMLAQYTAAALVSENKTLAVPASVDSIPSSANQEDHVSMGMTAALKLWRVVEHTRQVLAIELLCAAQALDLVGPAGLSPATQAVYEAVRAVVPPLDGDRELAPDMAAVAALLARRQLPLPAAGDLPARRDGTAAGDLTTEGGPAAAGDPPAGEDPPAPGPLTTTGERPIPGGPGDGGGGVQAGRPGAGPEEVEPR; encoded by the coding sequence GTGACGGGCACCTCCGACCGGCGGGCCCTGGTCCTGGACGGCTGCAGCCTGACCCTGGCCGCCATCGCCCAGGTGGCCCGGGAAAGCCGTCCCGTCGCCCTCGACCCGGCGGCCCGGCAGCGCATGGAGGCCAGCCGGCGGCGGGTGGAGGCGGCCGTGGCCCGGGGGGAGATCCTCTACGGGATCACCACCGGCTTCGGCAAGCTGGCGGACGTGGCGATCCCTCCCGCCCAGGCGCGCCAGCTGCAGGAAAACCTTCTGCGCAGCCACGCCGCGGGGGTGGGTGAACCCCTGCCCACGCCGGTGGTCCGGGCCATGATGCTGCTGCGGGCCAACGCCCTGGCCCGCGGCTTCTCGGGGGTCCGGCCGGAAGTGGTGGAGCGGCTGCTGGACCTGCTCAACCACCGGATCCACCCCGTGGTGCCCTCAAGGGGTTCCCTGGGCGCCAGCGGCGACCTGGCTCCCCTGGCCCACCTGGCCCTGGTGCTCATCGGACGCGGCGCCGCCGAGGTCGACGGCCAGGTTCTTCCCGGCGCACGCGCCCTTGCCCGCCGGGGCCTGGAGCCGCTGGCGCTGGAGGCCAAAGAAGGGCTGGCGCTGATCAACGGGACCCAGGCCATGACCGCTCTGGGCTGCCTGGCGGTGGAGGAAGGGCTCTACCTGGCTGCCGTGGCCGACGCGGCCGGGGCGCTGACCCTGCAGGCCCTGCGCGGCATCCCTGCCGCCTTCGACCCCCGGATCCACGCCCTGCGGCCCCACCCGGGCCAGCAGGCGGCCGCCGCCCACCTGCGCCGGCTTCTGGCGGGCAGCCGCCTGGTCACCGAGCCCGGCCAGCTGCGGGTCCAGGACGCCTACAGCCTGCGCTGCATGCCCCAGGTGCACGGGGCGGTGCGGGATGCGCTGGCCCATGCCACCCGGGTGCTGGCCGTCGAGGCCAACAGCGTGACCGACAACCCCCTGATCTTTCCCGACGAACCCGGCCCGGGGGACGAGCCCGGCGGCGCGGCCGGCGTCTTCGCCCCCCGCGCTGCCGCCGCCGGCGGGGCCGCCCCGGGTACGTCCAGCGCCGGCAACGCCAGCGGCGCCCGTGGCGCGACGGGGGACGTCCTCTCCGGCGGCAACTTCCACGGCGAGCCCGTGGCCCTGGTGCTGGACTACGCCGCCATGGCCCTGGCCGAGCTGGCCGGCATCGCCGAGCGCCGCGTCGAGCGGCTGGTCAACCCCCAGCTGAGCGGCCTGCCGGCCTTCCTGACCCGCCACGGCGGGCTCAACTCCGGCCTCATGCTGGCCCAGTACACCGCCGCGGCCCTGGTGTCCGAGAACAAGACGCTCGCCGTGCCGGCCAGCGTCGATTCCATCCCTTCCTCGGCCAACCAGGAGGACCACGTGTCCATGGGCATGACCGCCGCCCTGAAGCTCTGGCGGGTGGTCGAGCACACGCGCCAGGTGCTGGCCATCGAGCTTTTGTGTGCCGCCCAGGCCCTGGACCTGGTGGGGCCGGCCGGGCTGTCGCCGGCGACGCAAGCCGTCTATGAGGCGGTGCGGGCGGTGGTGCCGCCCCTGGACGGCGACCGGGAGCTGGCGCCCGACATGGCCGCAGTCGCGGCGCTCCTGGCCCGGCGGCAGCTGCCCCTGCCCGCCGCCGGGGACCTCCCTGCTAGGAGGGATGGGACCGCGGCCGGGGACCTCACCACGGAGGGAGGCCCGGCCGCCGCCGGAGACCCCCCCGCTGGCGAGGACCCGCCCGCCCCCGGACCCCTTACCACCACGGGAGAACGCCCGATCCCCGGGGGACCCGGCGATGGGGGCGGCGGCGTGCAAGCGGGCCGGCCGGGCGCCGGCCCGGAGGAGGTGGAACCGCGGTGA
- a CDS encoding M24 family metallopeptidase → MEEQVARLFEWRAAAAALPGVSWQPADPVLGALRARKDAAEVAALRKAAELVETALGHGMAFIQPGYRESQIAREIEKALRELGTRSPFGIHVASGPRSAVPHAETEDRVLQPGDLVWVDVGAEVDGYAADITRTFLLPGGDPHGAARKAEIYRVVYLAQAAARAAARPGVRAQEVDAAARRVIEQAGYGPYFTHRTGHGLGLDVHEAPNIAPGDETVLEPGMVFTVEPGIYLPGLGGVRIEDDLLITEEGAVSLTRSRRWLAPGPEPALPVAGPEPAPPAPARAPAPPRAAAPDPAAAQPPAEDVSGSQPAVPPGGTARPPAGPSPRPEEGGR, encoded by the coding sequence ATGGAGGAGCAGGTCGCCCGGCTGTTCGAGTGGCGGGCCGCGGCGGCGGCGCTGCCGGGGGTGTCCTGGCAGCCGGCCGACCCGGTGCTGGGCGCCCTGCGGGCCCGCAAGGACGCCGCGGAGGTGGCGGCCCTCCGCAAGGCGGCGGAGCTGGTGGAGACGGCCCTGGGCCACGGCATGGCCTTCATCCAGCCGGGGTACCGGGAGAGCCAGATTGCCCGGGAAATTGAAAAGGCCCTGCGGGAACTGGGTACCCGCAGTCCCTTCGGCATCCACGTAGCCTCCGGCCCCCGCTCCGCCGTGCCCCACGCCGAGACCGAAGACCGGGTCCTCCAGCCGGGGGACCTGGTCTGGGTCGACGTGGGGGCCGAGGTGGACGGCTATGCCGCCGACATCACCCGTACCTTCCTCCTGCCTGGGGGCGACCCCCATGGAGCGGCCCGGAAGGCCGAGATCTACCGCGTGGTCTACCTGGCCCAGGCGGCGGCCCGGGCCGCCGCCCGCCCGGGGGTGCGGGCGCAGGAGGTGGACGCCGCAGCCCGCCGGGTGATCGAGCAGGCCGGTTACGGGCCGTACTTCACCCACCGCACCGGCCACGGCCTGGGGCTCGACGTCCACGAGGCGCCCAACATCGCCCCCGGCGACGAGACCGTCCTGGAACCCGGCATGGTCTTCACGGTGGAGCCGGGCATCTACCTGCCCGGCCTGGGTGGCGTTCGCATCGAAGACGACCTGCTGATCACCGAGGAGGGGGCGGTCAGCTTGACCCGCTCCCGGCGCTGGCTGGCGCCGGGCCCCGAACCCGCCCTGCCGGTGGCCGGCCCTGAACCCGCCCCGCCGGCGCCCGCTCGCGCACCCGCCCCGCCGCGGGCGGCGGCCCCCGATCCGGCGGCCGCACAGCCGCCGGCGGAGGACGTTTCGGGGTCCCAGCCGGCTGTCCCGCCCGGGGGAACGGCCCGGCCACCGGCGGGGCCGTCCCCGCGGCCGGAGGAGGGCGGCCGGTGA
- a CDS encoding aminopeptidase P family N-terminal domain-containing protein, whose product MDGTRGAGTGPAGGARRDGAAGTAAGGGPRAGGPSVPQMGRLRALQERMASAGIDLLILTPGTSWLYLTGLPLLGSRLALAVVPRRGEPAFAVPLLEAGRVAEAPLVRALAAGGPGEPRAPAAGSGVGGAARGASGVSPAARPAPVDPATPAAAAAPAEGAGVAGSGGVGRAAGDTQEAQRAAPPTPDPAAGARGSPGPPAARARTRGASATRPASSRGTAKAGS is encoded by the coding sequence GTGGACGGGACGAGGGGCGCGGGCACGGGCCCGGCAGGAGGGGCCCGGCGGGACGGTGCCGCCGGGACGGCGGCAGGGGGTGGACCCCGGGCAGGAGGGCCTTCCGTACCCCAGATGGGGCGGCTGCGGGCCCTGCAGGAGCGCATGGCGTCGGCGGGGATCGACCTTCTGATCCTGACCCCGGGGACCAGCTGGTTGTATCTCACGGGCCTTCCCCTGCTGGGCAGCCGGCTGGCCCTGGCCGTGGTACCGCGGCGCGGCGAGCCCGCCTTCGCCGTGCCCCTGCTGGAGGCCGGGCGGGTGGCGGAGGCGCCCCTGGTGCGGGCCCTGGCGGCAGGAGGGCCTGGGGAACCCCGGGCGCCGGCTGCGGGGTCCGGCGTCGGTGGGGCTGCGCGCGGCGCCTCCGGCGTATCCCCCGCGGCCCGGCCCGCCCCGGTTGACCCGGCCACCCCGGCTGCTGCGGCCGCCCCGGCCGAAGGCGCCGGGGTGGCCGGGTCCGGGGGGGTGGGCCGGGCGGCGGGGGATACGCAGGAGGCGCAGCGCGCAGCCCCACCGACGCCGGACCCCGCAGCCGGCGCCCGGGGTTCCCCAGGCCCTCCTGCCGCGAGGGCCCGCACCAGGGGCGCGTCCGCCACCCGCCCGGCCTCCAGCAGGGGCACGGCGAAGGCGGGCTCG